The sequence tactttataaaaatttgACTGAACAAAACTATGATCATTTCAATTCCCATCTAACTTGGTAAACACAagcaaatatttcattttccaGAGCGAGAAGAAAACCCATGCAATGCTTAGCAGGGACTTTGTGGAGAAGAATCGGGAGTTGAGGTAATTGTTGGTTTTATTTGGAGTATGATTCATAATTTAATGTGCCTATTATTGTAAAGTCTGTAATTAAAGATGTATCCAATTTTTTGTTGGACAGATTATAGATGCATTTTTAATCTATTAAATACTCCCTCTATCCATCTTTATTTGTTCATTCTATTATTTTTGGAATTTCCAACAATACTTGTCCAgtttataaaatcaatgaatAGTTTATCAAGTTATGTCTATTTTATCCTTACTATTAAAtactatattcatttttttaatatttagatgacTTATATTTAGTAAGGGTGATTTGATAAAAATACCCCTATCGTTTATGCTTCTTAATTTCTATGTGAAATTGATAATGAGCAACTATTGTTGGACAGATGACattatacatattatttatgttctacAATTAGAGATACCCTTCATTGTTAATTATTGCATCTCATTATACATATCTTGGTGCTGCAAAAATTTGCCTAATTGTAGTAATAATTACTATCAATTGCAACTTATATGACTTATTATGCTAGGCAACTACATGGAGAAGAGCTGCAAGGACTTGGGTTGGATGAATTAATGAAATTGGAGAAATTAGTCGAGGGAGGAATAAGTCGTGTCCTCAAAATTAAGGTCCTATTTATTTAATTCCCTTTCTCCTTGTTAGtagtattatttaataattgcATATTCTTTGTCTCTTATTCTTCAACGTGTATTAGgatatatttctttatttgcTTTATATCTTGCTGTTGTATTTTCTTGGAATCATGCTTCAAAAATCTCTTTTGCGCTGAGAGTCTATATTGCAAACAGTCTTTTTATCCCTCAAAAGATTTGCATATATATTTTACTCTTTTCAAATCTCATTTATGAAATTACATCGGATATGTTATTGTTTTCTTCTACTTAATTTCCCTCCTCTTTTGCACTTATGTGATTAATACTCCCTCCTTTCAATATTAGTTGAttattatactaaaaataattgtcTCATATTAGTTGATCACCTTAGTAAAccaaaacacatttttttttttatattattcatgcaattaattcttttttaaagtgTTCATAATTGTGTataaatttctcaaatatttttttaaaggattaattagtataattaccttcttatttataatttcttaagcATTGTGCAAAATGAAAAGTAATCGACTAATATGAGACGGAAAAAGTATATAATTCGTCCTACAACATACATTGATTCCATTAACTTGCGTTTTCAGGGTGACAAGTTTATGAAAGAGATCAGTTCCCTCAAGAAAAAGGCAAGTCATGCATTAACTGATTGAATGTTGATTTCTCAATacaactttctttttcttaattagGAAATACTATTTGATTCTTCAGCAACTTAAGTTGACAGGAATTCCAGTGTGGTTTTTGGAAGACAATTATAGGGAAAAATATGTCCAGATTATGTTTAATATGGAGAATTAAGTTCTTGAAAACTCAAGTACTCCACCGAAATTTCAGTGACACCTAAATTTAATAGGTTTCTATTATTCCaaactcatttttaaaaatattttcttgcaCCTTTTATATTCATTGTGACACCTTCAACCAACTAAATAGATTATGTTTGTATGGCACATGCCTGTCAGGTGAAAAAACCACTtagtttaataattttagtttattcTGTTTTTACCCTTCAAAAATAATGTCATATTTTCTCTTGCCGTTCGAACAAGATAACAAGGGACGTTAAGGTGGACGTGGTTGAGGTGATACCCGTCACGTGTGTCAAGGAGATGGCGATTGATTAATTGCTTCAAGCATTGGATAAGTGATGTTTATGTGTCAATACCCTTCAATTTTTGTCTTAGGGTTTAAAgtgatttaaaattaattttgatcaaCAATTAGAAAaggatatatataataatatttcttgCTATCTTATAAGTAGCTCTTAATATGCAGGAAGCTAAACTCCAGGAAGAGAATTCACAGTTGAAAAAGCAATCACAAGTAAATTATTCTGcaattaattgtatttttcgTATAATTTGTCTAATTAATTACTCCCTAAGTCACATTAATTCATGAGCAGGCAAGATTGAATGAAGAAGTGCAAAATGTAATTGAGCAAGGACATTCAGCAGACTCCGTCACCAACAATCGCAGCTTAGTCAATGACTCAGATACTAGTCTCAAGTTATGGTACGTACCCAAATCCTAAACTCCGAACCCTAAATCCTAACATTTTTCACGtctaatttgttatttataCACGTTTATCTTTGCAGCTTGGCTTTTCCTTAGTGAGCTCCATCCATATGAAAATGGGAGATAATATAGTTACTCAAACAAGGGCGAGTAATTTTCTAGTATTTATTATGgatcataatatatatagtgaaatgtataaaattgattAGATTGGTTGACCAGGCCCCGTGAAAAAACATTGGGACCATAGAGTTCATTGAGAATCGAAGGGTCAACAGTCTAATCAGAGAGTCATGTGATATTTAGCTAGGTGCTATGTATTAATCTATTTAAAGAATCAacttaaatatatgtatttattagCAGTAATTTCTTTGATTATTTAAGAAGCACCAATCTTTAATTAGAATTCATATCGAACCActggaaaattatttatattcatagTTAGGAAGTATTTCGTTAACCTTAATGCACAGCTATTTTTGAAGTGTAGCCCAGGGGCGGATCAACATGGAATCTGCCGGATATTCGAGCACTCATTAACTTCGTTATggaatatatgtatttttgtagAAATCAAAAGGTATTTATGTAAAATTAACATAGAGTACCTAATAAATAATTGATCTGATTGGCCCAATGACTATTTAGTAGATATTTAAGACtcttttaaaacttttgaaCTAGGGTTCGAATCTCACTgttaacatgtattttttttatttgactcCTCTACTTTGAAAGCATTCACAAACTTAAAATCCTAATAACTcataaattatacaattattgatattttacttaaaaagttaatttctttttatataaccCACAAAGTCACTTAAGCATTATAGGCgattaattcatttatttttgttgacttaaaatttttattatgtcaCAATGTCCATATGACATGTGACactattttcttattaatttatttttttcaaaaaagagttCAATGGTTGAAGAAgaatcatttaaaatattttattttttcaagtttcatatttaaattatctttGAATTGTTTATCTGAACTATCAGTAATTGTTTATCAAGACATATCAATTATTGTTCGTTTTTCTAGTAAAAAGGAGAATAATTGATAATTGAGAGGTAATTTGTAACTTATAATGCATCTAGCCTCTAGGCATACCATATGGTTATtaccaaattcaaatttttagctaaaatataaatacattattGTGTTATATAAgtgaaagattttttttttattattcaaaaggtTGTAGGATTCGTCATCCcgtctatatttttttaagaaactcaTGCTCCCAACAAAAAATGTGCCAAGTCGAAATGAATACATGTACACACGATTATGCTAGTCAAGTTgggtatttttttaatttgtagaaattaagggtttaaatcatatttaaacaaaatatatccGAATTATAAATATTCTTTGTAAACACATGGCCAAACACAACTCtaacttcaaaaattttcaaataaataaccaAACACCTCCGTAATTTCACTGAATTTCCAGCATTTCTGTACGTtgtataaaatgttaattgcgttgtatatataatatatacttagtaaatattttattaaagaaaatctcTAAATAGTTGAacgtaatatttttaaaattatattattttacataatcTTTCTAACCATCAGAATCTACTATATTTTCAAAACTTATGTATTGTTGTTAGTCAATTTACTTGATGATGCAAAAAACTATAAACtaacaacacataaaatttaaattacgaGAATGAAAGATTCATTTTCTATCCAtatccttttcattttaaacaactttgatcttctcttgcttctaagacatgatcaaatttttttaaaaaatatttttttattggttcaATCAGAATCTTAACAAATATAGACTGAAAGATGATTCTTGTTATTTTCTGGATAGTGTAAAGATGATTTTGGTcacttaaataatataaagataTAGTATATTAAATTTAAGACATAGGTCGAGAGaagattttaaattcaaaactgagtaaatatatttttctttttgaaattggtatgaaattataaggaaaaaaaagatagaagTTGAAATTCAGTTAGAGGAAGACGCTGGCTATAGACCCGTTCACACCACCCGAAAGCGCGACAGGCTCTCCCTCCTTTAACTCTCCCGCCCTCTTTGCTATATTTCCATTTCTCCttcttatttctatttcatttaaTAAACCCATCATCAAAAATATACACACATTATCAATTATGGATGAAGAATATGATGTTATTGTTCTCGGAACCGGACTCAAAGAATGCATTCTCAGCGGCCTACTCTCCGTCGACGGACtcaaagtatttttatttcatttttaatctaattAGCAATCATTATACTAATTCTAAATTCTGTAATAGTTAGAGACGGAGCTGGAATTTCAACTTTGTAATTacattttgaagttgaaacttgaaatttgaaattgtggtttttggaatttgaagttatgtttGGATCGCTTACTTGAAAATTTGTGACTAAAACACTTGTCTGAGccaacaaatattttaatttttcaaatttcaaattctgaTCCAAAATAGGTGTTAATAATTGGATTGTTTGAGCAAAGTTTACTTCCGAGAAGAGCAGAACTCTTcatgataaagaaaagaaagtgaatcCTTTTTCCCAGAGGATCTCTAGTAACTGGATTTGGTAGACAATTTGCGATGTCTACCAGAGTTTAGATCATCAATCGATCGAACTATTTATAAGTTAATAGTCTGCTTAGGGTTGTCCCAACTTTACATGTATTTTAGTTCAGATCCTTATACATCTTCATGTGGTTTCTAAAATCGATCACTATCTAACCTCTAAATGTCTTCAGGTACTACACATGGATAAAAATGACTATTATGGAGGAGAGTCAAGCTCACTTAATTTAATTCAGGTAACCTATTTAGTATTTACTAATGGCATGGAACTTAATTGCACAAACAACTTTGAAATGCTCATCACTCTTCAGTCTCGATCCTGAGAGAGGACTGGAAATGAGGCGTAAATGGAAGTGTGGCATAAGTTAGTGCTAGTTTCATTTTGGTACTTGGAGTTAATCATAGCATATCATGTGTTTTTGTGTAGCTTTGGAAACGGTTTAGGGGAAATGACCAGCCACCAGAAGAGTTAGGTACGAGCAAGGAATACAACGTTGACATGATTCCAAAGGTGAATTTTGATAGAATTATTTATCTTTCCATTACCTAAAATTTTCCAGTTTACTACTCAATTTCTTGACTTTTGATTCTTGTTTCTTCCCCTTTCCTGGAGGCAGATTTAAGCTGGTATCGAATGAAATAAACTTATTCACGTAACTGTAGGTTCTGCTCGATAGTAAAAGTCTTATTTCTGTCCATAGAGGATCATGGGCTCTAAAATAATATCCAGTTCGAAGAAATGTCGGCTTTATGATAGGAATGAGTTAGGTTACCGCAGAGCTTCCACCAAAGAGACACAACTTATGACATGCTTAGATAGCTAAGGAGTATATCCACTCATTCCATCTGATCATACAATTATGAAGGTTGCCAATATTGGAGAAGTTATGATGTGtagaaaatcatctaaataggCATGTAGATTCAAAAACATGCACAATAATCTAAAGGAATTGAAACCCAGATGCACTGGTGCTATTAGAGAGTAGGCTCTTCTTTATGTAAGTTCGCAAAATATTTAACTTCCTGTTGATGACAGATTACTTCATCAAAGGGTCagaaaatatagaagtaaaGATATTGGGCTTGAAAGAGTTCTGTTGTTAACATGACAATTTCCAAATTGTATTAGGTTGAGTTGATTATTGACCTTTATAGATCTATATGAAATGCTTTACAAGtatgttatatttatttcttttcctGATGTCCTGTAGTTTGCGATGGCTAATGGAACTCTGGTTCGTGTGCTTATCCACACTGATGTTACCAAGTACTTGAACTTCAAGGCTGTAGATGGTAGTTTTGTGTACAATAAAGGGAAGGTATGTTTGTCAAAGCACTATGACGTGTACCTTCtgatctgtttttttttctggGTAGAAGATTCTCAATTAAATTTCTTGTGAAACTGATATCATTAGATCTACAAAGTTCCAGCAACTGATGTTGAAGCTCTGAAATCCCCATTGATGGGGCTCTTTGAAAAGCGTCGAGCTCGGAAGTTTTTTCTTTATGTGCAAGATTTTGAAGAGACTGATCCGAAAACTCATGAAGGGATGGATTTGAACAAAATCACTGCAAAAGAATTCATTGCGTAATTTTTCTTTCCACGTGTGCTTTTATAGTCTTGCTTGAACATGTTGGTGATGGCTGCATCCATAATGAATTATAGTTAGACAGTTTCTTCCACACCTTGGTAACTGTTGTTTATGCAGGAAATATGAACTCGAAGATGATACCATTGACTTTATTGGACATGCCTTGGCACTCTGTACAGATGATAACTATTTGGCCCAACCAGCTATGGATTTCATAAAGAGAGTAAAGGTGAGTTTGACTTTATCAATTTAGTATTGCCAAAAGTATATAATTGTTTAATAAGGATATCATCGCTAACGTAGTTTACTCACATTGACATGACAGTATAAaattttggtttgtgattgctgATGAGCTAGGTGTAACTTATTCTAGTTACTAAAGCTGATTGAAAGCTTGTATAGGCATCTGTTATTCCATGACCatgaggaagaaaagaagaaatttagGAAGTTACAAATATTCCATGTTATATATGTAGGGAGCGTAGGGCTTCATACGAATTTTATTCATGTGATCACAGAAACTCCGCATGCTTTAACTATTTATATGGCATTGTCTTTTATGTCCACCACCAACTCTCTTCACTTATTAGACTCTGGGTTAGCTATTAATTGTATACCTCCGGTGGCTGTATATGTAATGTCATATTACTAGATGAAGTAAATCTTTTACATTTTCAGATAGCTAGAAGGAATCAATATGGTCTTGCCTACTGATACTGTAAATCAGAAAATGCAgctttttagttttattatttatttatgattggATTTGATTTCAATGTCAAGACATCAGCCTTATTTATTCTCTTTTGTGTTTCTActttcttggcatggactgaaGACTTTTAAATCTAATGTAATAGCGTTAAGCAAAATAGAGTGTTGATATAATCCTATGATCTAAGATTTGTCCTACAGTATGATTAATTCATGAGTTGTCAACTGATACTTTCACGGTAGGTCTTCAATTGACGAATTATCACAATCAAGATCATAATTGAAATGCCAAATGCATGTGCTGTGTGATGTTAACTCCTCTTCCTTTCATATGAATAGAACTATTTTTCGTAACTCATAAGAAACCAAATTCTTCGATTACATAAGCTAAGATATgctttcttatttttgagataaaataggtttgaaatttatttgttactatCGGAGTTATATGTTTAAAGGATTACTTAATAACTACTTTGTTCTCTTGGTTTTTTAAGCTTTATGCAGAGTCTTTAGCACGCTTTCAAGCAGGATCCCCCTATATTTATCCATTGTACGGACTGGGTGAATTACCACAGGTTTGTTCCCTGGGTATTTTGTGTCGATCGTGTTTGGGTAAAAacttttttcctattatttgaTTGGTGTACATGCTCCAGGCATTTGCACGTCTTAGTGCAGTTTATGGTGGAACTTACATGCTTAACAAGCCACAGTGTAAGGTAATCACCCCAACCATCTCTAGCTCATTTCAATGCTTAACGATCCCCATATAAGGTTAagttttacaaatgttttagcAACCAGAATGTGTCTCGCTAATCTTTCTAATCTAACATGTAGGCCTCTTTTTGCCTTAAAAGAAATTCTAAATGTAATCTGGATCAGATATCCTCATGTTGTACATTTAAGTATAGCATATTAGCTTACAAAGAAACTGAGACAATAATGCACTGAGCTCTGCTCTACTTAAAATGCTGAAGAATTCCACATGGCTTACATACACATTGAATTAAATTGAAGTTTATGTGAACACTCAGTTTCCGTATTGCAGGTGGAGTTTGATGACGGTGGGAAAGTTGTTGGTGTGACTTCTGAAGGAGAAACTGCCAAATGCAAGAAAGTTGTTTGTGATCCCTCATATTTACCTGATAAGGTACTATTGGCAAATTGCGAATAACTAATATGTCCAGGCTTTCTGCATCGCTGACTCATGTCTTTGAAATTTGCTTAATCACCTGCATAGCTGAAAAAAAGACCAGATTAACAATTTCTACTGACAAATGATTTAATACCAATACATAATGCAGGTCCAGAAGGTTGGAAAAGTTGCCCGTGCAATTTGTATAATGAGCCATCCCATCCCAAACACCAATGATTCTCATTCAGCCCAGGTCATTCTACCGCAGAAGCAACTTGGTCGCAAATCAGACATGTATGTTTAGGGTTCCAGATAGTGTACTGAATTATCATAT comes from Solanum pennellii chromosome 1, SPENNV200 and encodes:
- the LOC107013263 gene encoding MADS-box protein SVP-like, whose translation is MVRQKIQIKKIDNLTARQVTFSKRRRGLFKKAQELSTLCDADIGLIVFSATGKLFEYSSSSMMQLIEKHKMQSERDSMDNPEQLHSSNLLSEKKTHAMLSRDFVEKNRELRQLHGEELQGLGLDELMKLEKLVEGGISRVLKIKGDKFMKEISSLKKKEAKLQEENSQLKKQSQARLNEEVQNVIEQGHSADSVTNNRSLVNDSDTSLKLCLAFP
- the LOC107014899 gene encoding guanosine nucleotide diphosphate dissociation inhibitor At5g09550 — encoded protein: MDEEYDVIVLGTGLKECILSGLLSVDGLKVLHMDKNDYYGGESSSLNLIQLWKRFRGNDQPPEELGTSKEYNVDMIPKFAMANGTLVRVLIHTDVTKYLNFKAVDGSFVYNKGKIYKVPATDVEALKSPLMGLFEKRRARKFFLYVQDFEETDPKTHEGMDLNKITAKEFIAKYELEDDTIDFIGHALALCTDDNYLAQPAMDFIKRVKLYAESLARFQAGSPYIYPLYGLGELPQAFARLSAVYGGTYMLNKPQCKVEFDDGGKVVGVTSEGETAKCKKVVCDPSYLPDKVQKVGKVARAICIMSHPIPNTNDSHSAQVILPQKQLGRKSDMYLFCCSYSHNVAPKGKYIAFVSTEAETDDPESELKPGVDILGAVDEIFYETYDRFVPSHDSAADNCFISKSYDSTTHFESTVMDVLDMYSKITGKVIDLSVDLSAASAAAEE